CAGGATATAGCCCTGGCCGCGCACGGCCTGGATCTCCAGGTGCCCCGCACCGATGGCGGCGAGCTTGCGGCGCAGATTGCAGACATGCACGTCCAGGCCACGGTCGAGACGGGTGTAGGCCCGGTGCAGGACGCTCTGGTAGAGAAAGGCCTTGCTCAGCGCCTCGCCGGGGTGGGCCTGCAAGGTCGCCAGCAAGCGGTACTCGGAACCGGTCAGCCCGGCGCTCTGGCCATGGTGCGCGACATCATGCTTGGCCGTGTCGAAGTCCAATGCGCAGGCATTGCGCGGGGCGGCTGGGCGCCGGTCCAGCGCCACCCGGCGCAGCAGGGCATCGACCCGGGCATCCAGCTCGGCCAGGCTGAAGGGCTTGGGCAGGTAGTCGTCGGCGCCACGGGTGAAACCGCTGATGCGATCCTGCTCGGCACCCAGGGCCGACATCAGCATCACCGGCACGGCCTGGTGCCGGCGCAGTTCGTCGAGCAGGCTGAGGCCGTCGACACCCGGGAGCATGATGTCCAGCAGTAGCAGGTCGAA
This sequence is a window from Pseudomonas maumuensis. Protein-coding genes within it:
- a CDS encoding response regulator transcription factor, with translation MSPKLLLAEDDPRLRQDLEQHFLRRGFRVQACENGTQALNAIHQAHFDLLLLDIMLPGVDGLSLLDELRRHQAVPVMLMSALGAEQDRISGFTRGADDYLPKPFSLAELDARVDALLRRVALDRRPAAPRNACALDFDTAKHDVAHHGQSAGLTGSEYRLLATLQAHPGEALSKAFLYQSVLHRAYTRLDRGLDVHVCNLRRKLAAIGAGHLEIQAVRGQGYILVDTGSA